A genomic segment from Candidatus Omnitrophota bacterium encodes:
- a CDS encoding protein-L-isoaspartate(D-aspartate) O-methyltransferase, with amino-acid sequence MCDQEREDMVRTQIVSRGVGDDLVLKAMRKVRRHEYVSRATRDMAYVDAPLPIGCGQTISQPYMVAFMTEALGLTGGERVLEIGTGSGYQTAVLAEIASEVYTIEIVAELYRAARERLISQGYGNIYFRHGDGYAGWPEKVPFDAIVVTAAPPEMPGFLKKQLKNGGKMVVPVGTGEQELYVVERTAERSFHEKDIMPVRFVPMVHAGLGGDDERSGR; translated from the coding sequence ATGTGTGATCAGGAGAGGGAGGACATGGTCCGGACCCAGATCGTATCTCGGGGAGTGGGGGACGATCTCGTTCTCAAGGCCATGAGAAAGGTCAGGAGACACGAATATGTGTCTCGGGCGACAAGGGATATGGCGTATGTTGACGCCCCTCTCCCGATCGGGTGCGGACAAACGATATCGCAGCCGTATATGGTCGCGTTCATGACGGAAGCGCTTGGCCTCACGGGAGGAGAACGGGTGCTGGAGATAGGTACGGGATCAGGGTACCAGACAGCGGTTCTTGCGGAAATAGCCAGTGAGGTATATACTATTGAAATAGTCGCGGAATTATATCGCGCCGCGCGTGAGCGTCTTATTTCGCAGGGGTACGGGAACATATATTTCCGGCATGGTGACGGGTACGCAGGATGGCCCGAAAAAGTCCCGTTCGACGCTATTGTCGTGACGGCCGCTCCGCCTGAAATGCCCGGGTTTCTGAAAAAACAACTTAAGAACGGCGGAAAGATGGTCGTGCCCGTGGGTACGGGTGAGCAGGAACTTTATGTAGTGGAAAGAACCGCTGAAAGATCATTCCATGAGAAGGATATCATGCCGGTGAGGTTCGTACCGATGGTGCACGCCGGGTTGGGAGGCGACGATGAAAGGTCTGGTCGATAA
- a CDS encoding PilZ domain-containing protein, with amino-acid sequence MSGDTGSEKRKYLRIESRIIVKCRRHTVTSSESREKIDAVAENISINGLLFRSERKYEIGDMLEIEIDFPEGECRPVFYEKEMPPYNAPIITSGTVVRVEFVAGGSFDIGVCLTEQNDEQWLRLFNYTYGKVES; translated from the coding sequence ATGTCCGGGGATACCGGTTCCGAAAAACGCAAGTACCTTCGGATCGAATCGCGTATTATCGTAAAATGCCGCAGGCATACTGTGACAAGTTCAGAGAGCCGGGAGAAGATCGATGCGGTCGCTGAGAATATATCCATAAACGGTCTCTTGTTCCGTAGTGAAAGAAAATATGAGATCGGGGATATGCTGGAAATAGAGATAGACTTTCCTGAAGGGGAATGCCGCCCTGTTTTCTATGAAAAAGAGATGCCCCCATACAATGCCCCTATAATAACTTCCGGGACCGTTGTTCGTGTGGAGTTCGTCGCGGGAGGGAGCTTTGACATAGGTGTGTGTCTTACGGAACAGAACGATGAACAATGGTTGCGTCTTTTTAATTACACATATGGAAAGGTCGAGTCTTAG
- a CDS encoding GIY-YIG nuclease family protein, producing the protein MWYVYILKCGDGTLYTGISKDPARRVQEHNLSTIGARYTRSRLPVELVYVEPSSTRSEAQKREALIKKMRRHEKETMISHDPLKIA; encoded by the coding sequence ATGTGGTATGTATATATACTCAAGTGCGGCGATGGAACGCTGTATACCGGCATTTCAAAGGATCCCGCCAGACGCGTACAAGAACATAACCTTTCGACAATTGGAGCACGGTATACAAGGAGCCGGCTGCCGGTGGAACTGGTATATGTCGAACCGTCTTCAACAAGGTCCGAAGCCCAAAAAAGAGAAGCCCTGATAAAGAAAATGCGAAGACACGAGAAAGAAACGATGATCTCTCATGACCCCCTTAAGATCGCGTAA
- a CDS encoding histidinol phosphate phosphatase domain-containing protein yields MIDLHTHTILSDGELIPSELVRRAHVAGYTAIAITDHVDHSNIDRVLEGVVAVAGVLNRCWDITVIPGVEITHVPIEVFADLVRYAREKGARMVVGHGESPVEPVIPGTNAAAISAGVDILAHPGKITLEDAQAASDKGVMLEITARKGHSGTNAYVLEIARSVGAGLVLNTDTHAPGDLLTIELRDAILKGIGCDDTVTREILCNSEELVRKART; encoded by the coding sequence ATGATAGACCTGCATACACATACTATTTTGAGCGATGGGGAGCTCATCCCCAGTGAACTGGTCAGGAGGGCGCATGTTGCCGGATATACAGCTATTGCTATAACCGACCATGTGGACCACTCCAATATCGACCGCGTGTTGGAAGGTGTGGTAGCGGTGGCCGGGGTCCTTAATCGGTGTTGGGATATCACCGTTATTCCCGGAGTGGAGATAACGCATGTGCCAATAGAGGTATTCGCGGACCTGGTAAGGTATGCCAGGGAGAAAGGGGCGCGAATGGTCGTAGGCCATGGAGAGTCGCCTGTCGAGCCGGTTATCCCGGGTACCAACGCCGCCGCGATCTCCGCTGGGGTGGATATATTGGCCCATCCAGGCAAAATAACCCTTGAAGACGCGCAGGCAGCGTCGGATAAAGGAGTGATGCTGGAAATAACCGCACGTAAGGGGCATTCGGGTACCAACGCGTATGTTCTGGAGATAGCCAGATCTGTAGGCGCAGGACTTGTGCTTAACACTGATACGCATGCTCCCGGGGATCTTTTGACCATTGAGTTGAGGGACGCGATCCTGAAGGGGATAGGATGTGACGACACCGTTACCCGGGAGATACTGTGTAATTCCGAAGAATTAGTACGAAAGGCGCGTACATAA
- a CDS encoding response regulator — protein MDRKKAKQVVVIDDAPDVRKILEINLKGKGFDVFTAEDGEKGLEIVRDEKIDLIILDVLMPRTDGFLFLKTLRNDPSIPDIPILMLTARAAMKDTFEAFNVDGFETKPINMGAILEKVGQLLQDKAMIVSDNGFVIDKVSPSLEKAGYEVHMVKNEAEMSEKGSKTRFKVIVVHLPFISMDPDQFVQALSGLRYRSPQVFIYCDSDVKGTETNDTVVIDEIRVKWKKAGIEAFFDARLTGPSFMSLFKSWVGGA, from the coding sequence ATGGACCGGAAAAAAGCGAAACAGGTGGTCGTTATTGATGATGCCCCGGACGTACGCAAGATACTCGAGATCAATCTTAAGGGGAAGGGGTTTGATGTCTTTACGGCGGAGGATGGAGAGAAGGGTCTGGAGATAGTAAGGGACGAGAAGATCGATCTTATCATACTGGATGTGCTTATGCCACGGACAGACGGGTTTCTTTTTTTGAAGACGTTGAGGAATGACCCTTCTATCCCGGATATCCCCATACTGATGCTTACGGCCAGGGCCGCGATGAAAGATACGTTCGAGGCTTTCAACGTTGACGGGTTCGAGACAAAACCTATAAACATGGGTGCCATTCTTGAAAAGGTCGGACAGCTTCTGCAGGACAAGGCCATGATCGTGAGTGATAACGGGTTCGTCATAGATAAGGTCTCTCCGTCTTTGGAAAAAGCCGGGTATGAAGTGCATATGGTGAAGAACGAGGCCGAAATGTCGGAGAAGGGCAGTAAGACAAGGTTCAAGGTCATTGTCGTACATTTGCCGTTCATCAGCATGGACCCGGACCAGTTCGTCCAGGCTTTGTCGGGATTAAGGTATAGATCGCCTCAGGTGTTCATCTACTGTGACTCGGACGTTAAGGGGACCGAGACCAATGATACCGTTGTGATCGATGAGATACGTGTTAAATGGAAAAAGGCGGGTATAGAGGCTTTTTTCGACGCCAGGCTTACGGGGCCGTCGTTCATGTCCCTGTTCAAGAGCTGGGTGGGCGGGGCATGA
- a CDS encoding alginate export family protein — MRLVKVLCVIALVFAFSAAAYAETQSVKVSGDITMRALARDNYDLNNNTSEAGVDATTDWANSLMSTAEVQFDADLTDNVAGVIRLVNQRVWGDDQYDGPADLRRIDANGTVNSYSPSGTHSFDVLVDLAYIELKEFLYSPLTLKIGRQDLWFGKGFIIGRNQQVPNSAIYAQEYTAIESFDAIRATLDYDPWTIDAVFATISENAIQADDDINLWGVNVGYVFDSYNAEAEAYWWFKQSRNPGPAGQGTALTSVNGTLDNSVHVIGARGSMDPIEDWTVALEGAYQFGQYMISNQVSERDRSAFAIDAMVECRYWQDQFAWKPVLSAEYIFYSGQSKIGDEGVNTGGDYEGWDPMFRGKFDTAIREFQNVYYTTAQSSTPSYTNQHQVLLRGSLQPTDSLMFNATYGHFWLVEDLSASNTKKNIGDELDLQLTWDYTEDVTFGLLAGWFFPGSHFVDGNDDIATDLVGTVKLSF, encoded by the coding sequence ATGAGATTAGTTAAAGTATTATGCGTTATAGCGCTGGTATTCGCGTTCTCCGCGGCTGCCTATGCTGAAACGCAGAGCGTGAAAGTAAGCGGCGACATCACCATGCGCGCTTTGGCGAGAGACAACTACGACCTTAACAACAATACGTCAGAAGCCGGTGTGGACGCGACGACTGATTGGGCGAACTCTCTTATGAGCACCGCCGAAGTACAGTTCGACGCGGACCTCACGGACAACGTAGCTGGTGTTATCCGCCTTGTGAACCAGAGAGTATGGGGCGATGACCAGTACGACGGTCCGGCGGACCTCAGGCGTATCGATGCGAACGGCACGGTCAATTCTTATTCACCGAGCGGCACGCATTCCTTTGATGTTCTGGTCGACCTTGCGTACATAGAACTCAAAGAGTTCCTTTATTCACCGCTGACGCTGAAGATAGGTCGTCAGGACCTTTGGTTCGGCAAGGGCTTCATAATCGGCCGCAACCAGCAGGTACCGAATAGCGCGATATACGCCCAGGAATACACAGCTATAGAATCTTTCGACGCGATCAGGGCGACTCTTGATTACGATCCTTGGACCATCGACGCGGTGTTCGCGACGATATCCGAGAACGCGATACAGGCCGATGACGACATCAACCTGTGGGGCGTGAACGTAGGTTACGTGTTTGATTCTTACAACGCCGAAGCGGAAGCTTACTGGTGGTTCAAGCAGTCCAGGAACCCCGGTCCGGCCGGTCAGGGCACAGCTCTTACAAGCGTGAACGGTACTCTTGATAACAGCGTTCATGTTATAGGCGCCCGTGGCAGCATGGACCCGATAGAGGACTGGACAGTCGCTCTTGAAGGTGCTTACCAGTTCGGTCAGTACATGATATCGAACCAGGTGAGCGAGAGGGACAGAAGCGCTTTCGCGATCGACGCTATGGTCGAATGCCGTTACTGGCAGGACCAGTTCGCGTGGAAGCCGGTTCTTAGCGCTGAATACATCTTCTATTCCGGTCAGTCAAAGATCGGCGACGAAGGTGTGAACACAGGCGGCGACTACGAAGGCTGGGACCCGATGTTCAGAGGCAAGTTCGATACGGCCATAAGGGAATTCCAGAACGTATATTACACGACGGCGCAGTCAAGCACCCCGTCATACACCAACCAGCACCAGGTGCTCTTAAGAGGTTCTTTGCAGCCGACCGACAGCCTTATGTTCAACGCTACTTATGGACATTTCTGGCTTGTTGAGGATCTTTCGGCTTCGAACACCAAAAAGAACATAGGTGACGAACTTGACCTGCAGTTGACATGGGATTACACGGAAGACGTGACATTCGGTCTTCTGGCCGGATGGTTCTTCCCGGGTTCCCACTTTG
- a CDS encoding U32 family peptidase: protein MTPLRSRKIQIPELVSPAGDWSSLASAVMSGADAVYFGVKGLNMRLQSANFDLLELPAVMDTLHSAGRKGYLAINVIIYQNELDKLRKILSRARSAGVDAVILWDMAALSLAKEMGLTVHLSTQASVSNAEALAKYAKLGVKRAVLARECSLRDIKSIIRTLKERDIDCSVETFVHGAMCVSVSGRCHLSHQAFGRSANRGDCLQPCRREFMIKDMSGECEYVLGEGYVLSPRDLCALDLLDRLIRAGVKAFKIEGRARPPEYVKVVTSVYRKALDAFSEGRLDSGMKGELLGELNNTFNRGFSSGFYLGIPESSGALSERIYEKIFAGDVVKYYKKISVAEVRIKGCPIGNGDTLLVSGKKTPAFYFTAEEMEIEHKKISLAEKGITVAIKMPFPVRAGDKVFLWRSPV from the coding sequence ATGACCCCCTTAAGATCGCGTAAAATACAGATACCTGAGCTTGTATCCCCGGCAGGGGATTGGAGCTCGTTGGCGAGTGCTGTCATGTCCGGCGCGGACGCGGTGTATTTCGGAGTAAAAGGACTCAACATGCGGCTTCAGTCGGCGAATTTCGACCTGCTGGAACTGCCCGCGGTCATGGACACGCTCCATTCCGCCGGCAGGAAGGGCTATCTTGCGATCAACGTTATCATATATCAGAACGAATTGGATAAATTAAGGAAGATCCTGTCCCGTGCCAGGAGTGCGGGTGTGGATGCGGTCATATTATGGGATATGGCGGCGCTCTCATTGGCTAAGGAGATGGGGCTTACGGTCCATCTTTCCACACAGGCAAGTGTTTCTAACGCGGAAGCCCTGGCGAAATACGCCAAGTTGGGAGTGAAAAGGGCTGTCCTGGCGAGAGAATGCAGTTTGAGGGACATAAAGAGCATAATCAGGACATTAAAGGAACGCGATATAGATTGTTCCGTGGAAACGTTCGTGCATGGAGCTATGTGTGTAAGTGTTTCAGGCAGGTGTCATCTTTCACATCAAGCGTTCGGCAGGTCCGCCAACAGGGGGGATTGCCTGCAGCCGTGTCGTCGTGAATTCATGATAAAAGATATGTCCGGAGAATGTGAGTATGTGCTCGGGGAAGGCTACGTGCTCAGTCCCAGGGACCTCTGCGCGCTGGACCTCCTGGACAGGCTTATCAGGGCGGGCGTAAAGGCTTTTAAGATCGAGGGAAGGGCAAGGCCTCCTGAATATGTCAAGGTGGTCACCTCTGTTTACAGGAAGGCGCTTGACGCGTTTTCCGAAGGCAGGCTGGATAGCGGTATGAAAGGGGAGCTCCTGGGAGAATTGAACAACACCTTCAATCGAGGGTTCTCGAGTGGTTTCTATCTTGGTATCCCCGAGAGTTCAGGGGCTCTCTCAGAACGTATTTATGAGAAGATATTCGCGGGGGATGTGGTAAAATATTACAAAAAGATAAGCGTAGCCGAGGTCAGGATAAAAGGATGTCCCATAGGGAACGGGGATACTTTGCTTGTAAGCGGGAAAAAGACCCCGGCATTCTATTTCACGGCGGAAGAAATGGAAATAGAACATAAAAAAATATCTTTGGCGGAAAAAGGTATCACCGTGGCGATCAAAATGCCGTTCCCGGTCCGGGCGGGAGACAAGGTGTTCCTGTGGCGCAGTCCGGTGTAA
- a CDS encoding anaerobic ribonucleoside-triphosphate reductase, with translation MDEKNCKTEVFARITGFFRPTGAWNLGKLEEFRDRERYDITRVEKTVLCVNE, from the coding sequence ATGGACGAGAAGAACTGCAAGACAGAAGTGTTCGCCAGGATAACCGGTTTTTTCAGGCCCACAGGCGCCTGGAATCTCGGCAAACTGGAAGAGTTCAGGGACAGGGAGAGATACGATATCACGCGCGTTGAAAAGACCGTTCTATGCGTGAATGAATAA
- a CDS encoding STAS domain-containing protein → MLFEFFTKGRKGMAPYVKQIEAKGDVHIVRLKGRIDMYTIPEVDKLRHRALRGSLRKNILLDFKNVEHVDSATCALLVQSLSELKHVHHRLVLINISDKLKGMLKIARISRLFDVFDSEEKALEELAREDKEWHSQHDGVSDDGK, encoded by the coding sequence ATGCTTTTTGAGTTCTTCACCAAGGGGCGAAAGGGGATGGCGCCGTATGTCAAGCAGATAGAAGCGAAAGGCGATGTGCATATAGTGCGTCTTAAGGGTAGGATCGATATGTATACCATACCCGAGGTCGACAAGTTGAGGCACAGGGCCTTAAGGGGATCGCTTCGCAAGAATATATTACTTGATTTCAAAAATGTCGAGCATGTGGACAGCGCGACATGCGCTCTTCTTGTGCAGTCACTTTCGGAGCTTAAACACGTGCATCATCGGCTGGTCTTGATCAACATATCTGATAAGCTTAAGGGAATGCTGAAGATCGCCAGGATAAGCAGGCTTTTCGACGTGTTCGATTCCGAGGAAAAAGCTCTGGAAGAACTTGCTCGCGAGGATAAAGAGTGGCACTCGCAACATGACGGTGTGTCGGATGACGGGAAATGA